The genomic window GACCATGTCAGGATCACTATCCATAGCTTCATAGCTGTAGATTTGGCCTGGGAGGACATCAGAGAATAGGATAAGCATTGAAAAGTATTTCCCATGTGAAAAGTTGAGGAAGATAGGCAAGTTAGATAAGACATGGTCCTTACTCTCATAGAGTTTCCAATATAAGAATAAATAGAATTCAGGAGACAAGGGGGGGAGATTCAgactcattcagtcattcattcaatgaatactcttccctctttttttggaggtaattgagattaagtgacttgcaaaagatcacacagctagtaagtgtcttgaggcaaGATCttaacttaggtcctcctgactctagggccagtgctgtaACTATTGCACCATCTAGATGCCtccaacaagtacttattaagtagcCACTATGTACAGAGGCTTTGTTAGACTCCAGAGAGAGATGAATGTGAAGATCTGACACAtgatccctaccctcaaagagcttccaggGTAAAAAGCAGAGGCCAGTGGTTCAGGCATTAGAGCCCtcaacttgaagtcaggaggacttacgTTCTTATCTGGCCTTACacatctgtgaccctgggcaagtctcttaatcctctttgcctcagtttcctcatgtgtaaaatggggatgataataataataccttctaGGGTTttcatgaggatcaagtgagataatagtaggaactatataaatgtcagctattttcatcattgttatcattattatatgaCAGTTAGGATTAAGGATGATTCCACAGAGAAGAGaataataaaaactaacatttatatagtgctctgtGGTTTgcaaaggatgtgtgtgtgtgtagagaaatgtatacacataacgcctacacacatgtacacatatatgtatatgtacacatatgtaagatctcgtttgatcctcacaataaccctgtgaagtaggtactattaataacccatcttacagaggaggaaactgaggctgaaagggaTTGTTGTTTggcaagaggaccaatgatattgcagggcaatgtcttgacttgggcatgaattggatttaagtgaggcagagtttttgttttttggaggggggaaggcaaggctattggggttaagtgacttgcccaaggtcacacagctagtaagtatcaagggtctgaggttggattttaactcaggtcctcctgactctacctccagtgctctctccacttcaACCCCTATGAGGCAGGCCTATAGTCTACAGCCCCAGGTCTCTAGAATGGTTtgcctccctccctgcccccccaatCACCTTCTCTTCAATGCCCATTTCCATTCCCTCCTCaccaggcagcagctgcagcctCCGCTCATTGGTCAATGCCACGTCATCCTGGTGAGTACAGAGTCTTGTGGCCAGGATCCCATCACGCTCCACTTTGTGTTTGGCTGTGGCCTTTAGCTGCTGAGTCACCTCATCTGTGCACCTGAGGTGGGGAGAATTGGGGTTTAGAGTACACacggtctcactttcctcaacccACCAGGGACCAGACTCCAACCCTGTTCCCTAGGGACTGAATCTGAATCCTCAGGAAAGCTAAGTGGGATAATGATAATATCAGGCcttgtaagtgtgtgtgtgtgtgtatatgtgtgtgtgtgtgtgtgtgtgtgtgtgtgtgtgtgtgtgtgtgtgtgtgtgtatgagagagagagacagagacagaggcagagagagatccCTGCCCATCTTTCTGTCTTCCAGGTTTACAACTAAAGATTATCTAAGTGCCACGTAACTGCAACCCACTGGGGGTGCTGTACTACACCAAGGTCCCCTAGGAAACCCTCAGGAAAGATAAGTGTAATGCTTATAATATCGGTCCATGTAAGTggtgtgagaaagacagagacagattcCTATCTGTCTTCCCGGTTCCATACCTAAGGATTACCTTAGACTCTTCTCTTTCCTGCACCCTTCTCCTATTACCAGCTCCTCTCATATCCATCCCTTTCTCCTGGTTCCCACTGCCCTTGCCCGAGTAGGCCTTTATTACCACATGCCTCAGCTGTTGTCATTGCTTTACTGACAAACCTTACTCCCTCCTCTGATCTATCTTTTCACTTCTGCCAGAATAGTCTTTCTATATAgaaaaagttatatatatataatctatatattctatatctaatatataataatatgttattatattatatataataatatattataatatataatattctatacatatagttttatatatacatataatagtTATGGTCATATCATTTCAGTAAATTAAATTGTCATTGGCTCACAATTACTGCTTCTGGGCCTcttgccccctcccctcccacttccttcctccccacccccatccccaaaatCCAGGCTACTCTGCCTGGCATGCAAAGGGCTAggcaaactgtggtatgtgactGGGTGGTACAGAAACGAAGAgtatgaggaatacagagaataTGGAAAGATCCATACgaactgatgcagggtgaagTCGGTAGAGCCAAAAAACAAGCTACATAGAAACCACGGTGATGTAAAGAACAAACAACCAGGACACAATAATAAATGAATTCTGCGAAGTTACAAGTTGTAACAGTTGTAACTTCAAATAGAGATATGAGAAGACCTTCCCAAGCCCGCTGTTTGCAGGGGTGGGAGGTCTGTGATGGTGAAACATTGTGTctgtttttctgacttttttgatatattgatcagtgttaccttctctttttttctctttaaaaatattactaataattgtttgttgactgattaatgatagatttcctcccttctcttaaaCTATTTCCTGCTTCTAGAAatgctttctccttttttatccATTAACCTACATTCTCCCCCATCCTTTAAGGTTTAGGTCCAGGCCTGCTTCCATcatgaagacttccctgattACCACTTACTGTCATGTCGTACTGAACAGAGGCCTGGAGGTTTTGGGGTCAGGGAGACTTGAAGACCTGATTTCATATTCCCCTGCTCCAATACTTActtcctttgtgaccctgggcaagtcccttagtttcctgatctgtaaaatgaggataatacagctagactatctacctcacagggttgctaaATGAACCTGTAAAATGCACTGCACACTTTAAGGtactatttattttgttcttttttttttttaaggtactatttaaatgtcaattattattatttcctcccAGGGTTATCCTGAAGAAATTgatttgtaaattgtaaagatGAGCCATGATTATACGATCATAGAGCAGGGGTGGCAAGTGACTCTAAAGGCCAAGTCTgacactcatttcacagataaggttGCTGAGATTAAGACTAGGAAGTGTCCTACATgcctgaagcaagatttgaacccagtcctgaCTTCCAATCGAACACTCTTCAACTGCTCTCTGCTGCCTCTCTCTTGCTCCAGGCCCTATCCACCTCTCTCttatctcaccttctacaggattTCCATACTAAACCAGATAATTCCATATTGGATTTCTTATGGTTTGGTCGTATTCTCCCGTAGCTCCAACAACCATGATATAGGGGAGGGGTCATGTTATCTGTTGGGTCCAGACTTTTCCACAGTGTCTAGATTGAGATATCTGCTACAGTACACTACAATACTGAGTCAAAAAAATGAACGTAAAGACTGCCAAAGGGTCACCATGTGCCCCCTGGTTACAATGTATTTGCTGTAGTTGATATATTTTcagtcaggggttcttaacatggggaaggtgaatttttaaaaatgtgttgataTCCCCATttcattataatatatttattgtgattctttgcattttattttatgcatttagaaacattattccgAGATGGCATCCATAGGGTTTGCCAGACGGCCAGAGGAGTTCATGACATAACAAAGATTATGAGAAGCCCTGCTCTGGGGCACTAAGCTGGCTTCCCActccttttgtctctttctccatgACAGCTAATCTTCCTGCCCCCCACCCTTGGCACCAGTTGTCTTGTTCTGTGCTGAACATATAGAAAACTCTCAGTAAACAATTGGTGATGGATTCTGACTTGATAAGAAAGTTTCCTTCAAAATGTCTCTTAATCATGACATAcagatgtgatggaatactaatgtgctataaggaatgatgaagggGTTGGTTTCATAAAAATCTGgcgagacttgtatgaactgatgcagagtgaagtgagcagagccaagagagcaTCATATACAATACCAGAATATTGTGaagataatcagctgtgaaaaaCTGAGTAACTTTCCTCAATACAGTGATCCAGCACAACTCCAAAGACCTCTTAACAAAACATGCTCTCCACCGCCAGACGGAGAGATGACTGAGTGCAAGATTGAAgcgtatttttttcctttctttaattttcttgcttttcctccACCCtggaacatggctaatatggataattcatatgtataatgagtattatattccttgtcttctcaataggagcaggaaggggtggagggagggagaaaataacattttttttttaaagtctcattTACCCTTTCATTTTCAGAGACATTTCAGAGATCGATAGAATATTAGTCTTAAAAGTcgggaaagacctgagttcaaaacctgtctCATACATTTACTACctttaatagctgtatgaccctggacaagtcacttaatttcctgggcctcagtttccttatttgaggAGTTGGACTGGACAGTCTCTATAGCTATGATCCTACAATCTCTTCCTCTCCACACACGTTTAAAAGTTCATGCCCTCATCACTGGCAATAGCCTTGGACCTTAGATCCTTCActctagtctttttttctctttggaccTCTGCCACACCACTGCATAATTGATCTTCCCTTACCACCACTTAGGCTACGCTGCCTTTCTGATAAGAAACCTTCAGTGACTTCTATTTCTTACCATATCAAATCTAAACTCTCCTGTGGAATTAGGGTAGTTCTTTTACTCCTGTACCAATCTGATTCCAGAACCATAACTAACAATATTGGCACCTGAGGCAAGCAACAGGAAAAGGAACCTTAAATCaactttgtaatttcttatatAAACCACAGCAACCAGCATACTtcacccttcccccttcttcttctccttacAAATCCAATTGGTCACCACCCTCTACTGATCTACTTATGTTGATCAAATCAGAATCAAAGGATTACGTCAAGTTCTTTCAGGTCTATTTTTTTTGGATTTATTTCACATAGCCATGGTTGAAGGAACAAAgatataaatttgtatttatagaACATCATGGCACGTATATTTGgtaaatagggaaagaaaatgtaaactggGTAGATTCCATCACAGTCAATTTCAAGACATTCTTGTCTTGTCTAGGTTCTTTCTGTATGTAAAGAATCAAACGAAAAACAAAACTTGGGCTAACCTGCCCAGCCGAACAGCCTGTAGCAGTGAGATAAAagtcttgtctgtctgtctccacaCTTCAGTCAGCTCCATAGTCAACTGGATACATTTCCTCCAGCTTTTTGCCTGGTATGGGGAGAGACAAAGATAAAGGGAGGGTAAGAAAcggaaagagagggaggataagagacagagtcagagaaagagggagagagtcatacagagagagggaaaggaaggggacagagagagagagaccctccCCCCCTTTTGCataggtgggggactatgggtgtagAACATTGCATCTGCTGTCAAACTTGGGTTTGCTTAGTTTTTCTGAAGTGCTTTTTGCCCTCTTTATTTTTTGTACTGATGGATTGCTAGGTAGGGAGTGGAGAAGGGCGATATCTGGAAATAAaagtaatgttttaaaaagatatcAGTTACAGAAGGAATAGGGCAAGTTACTTCTCTGAGTAGGGGAGAGCAGTCTCATTGCCAAGGTGGGACAGATATTTAAGTAAGAAATGGAAGACTAGTTtggtgagaagagagagaaatgtgattttactGGAGGAGGAAAGGACATGGTTGGGGGGCAGATACCTGGAAGCAGAATTGGGGGGGCTGGTTGTTCTTGGTCACTGGTGGCAGCTGCAGAAAGTCTCCACAGATGATGAGCTGAATCCCCCCAAAGGGCTTGTCCTGCTGCCTAATAGctctggaaaggaaaaggaaggaaagggaaggggcagTGATTTAGGAGACTGGAGGGGTCTGGATGCTCTTCTAGGACTCACAAGCAATCTAGGAATTGGGGAAGGATCAGATCCTTCTCTACCCAACCTGGCATGATAGCCCTTTACCCCTCAACCATGGCAACCCTCCCACTCCAGCGCACAAACCTGGCCACAGCTTCCAGCTTGTCAAACAAACTTGCCTCTACCATGGAGACTTCATCAATGACAAGCCGCTGACAGTTCACCCAACTCTGCCGTACATTGGATCTCTGTGCCAGGGCCACACACTGGGCAAGAGGGGCCTTTCCAGAACCAATTCCTGGTAAAGGACAGAGTCTCAGCTTAGTCCTGTAAAGGGGCTGACTTCCCATCCTGGAAAGCCTCACTTATCTTGGTCTAGAGCCAGTCTTGTTAAACCTCATTCTGTTCTTTAGACTACAAAGAGCCTGGCTCCCAGAACCCAGCTTTGGAAGTCTGCTTCAGGGAAACCCAGAGctagaaggcacctcagaggtcatttagttcaaccttttcttttatggaggaggaaatagaggcccagggaagataagtaacttgcttaaggtcaaacagataataagtgtcaaaggtgggatttgaatccaggtcttctgactatggactccagacccagaaaTCTTTTCCACTTTCACCTGAATTCTAATACCCAAACCCAGGaatggggaatctgcagcctcaaggccacatgcagcccaaataataaatatttaccccttaataaatggatttgttttgtaaaatttgggactcagtcaaaaggccacacctgaggacctggAAGGCTACATATGGCCTCAGGCTGCAGATTCCCTACCTCTGCAGCCTAACCTATCTAGAAACCTAGTCTTTCAGCTGTGCCCTAGCACTGCTCCTTCCCAGGCCCTAAATCCCTACAAACCTGCAAAGGCATGAAGGGTGGTACCCCCGATGTGGCAGGCAGCCACTCCAGTGCTGGCTGTGACCACTGTGCCCTTTGGAGGAAGGGAGCCAAGGATCCTCTTCAGCAGGTATGATTTTCCTGTACCTGAATAGGGGCCAAAGGAGTTAGGGAAACATCTGGTGACTTCTCTGGTGGCCTTCGAAGATCCCAATCACTTCCCTCCTTAGTgggagtttcttttttaaaaaattcaaatttattttatttgcagtTTGGAATTCTTTCCACCTCCTGCTCTGTCACCCGTTGAGAgagcaagaaaagcaaaacttaCAGATAGGTAAAGCCAAGCAAACTAATCCCCCCGTTAGCCTCCCCATTTCTTAACCCTATGCGCTCCCTACCTGCACTTCCAGTGAAGAAGATGCTCTTGCCCCTCAGCACAGCGCTCAGCACCTGGGCCTGCTCCTGGGACAGCTGGGGCTTGGGGGAGGGCAGCTGGAGCCGATGCCTAGGCACTGTGCTTTTGGTAGAAGATACCTAGAAAGCAGAAGGATCAGAAGAGATTTCTGAGTCCTAAGAAACCCTTGGGAAGCACGTTGGATTTAGAGCCAAGGGACCTGTGTTCAAAACCTGGCTCTGCCATGGACATGCTGTATGACCTTAAGTGAATCACCTCCCTTCTCTAGgcccccagtttcttcatccaaaTTATGAGGGAGTGAGCCTTGGAGTAAGATTCAATAGAGTAgggtagaatataaactccttgaggccagggactttttcatttttgtcttagctcagtgcctggcacataatacatGCCTGCTGATTAATCAAATAATTTCTAAGTTCCATTTCCCCTCTGGATCCTATAGTCTTACAATCCCTGCTCCTCCATAACCTcactaatttttcattttccccctaATCTTTCTTATCCTGATAATAACAGAGTTTATttggtgggtggggggagagtTGGGGAGTCACATAGACCTGCAATTTTGTCTATATAGGGAAAAGACTCCCTCCACTAATATAGATTTGCAAATTTTTTATAACCAGTCActatagaaattaagtgacttataaaagtcagaaaaagaattgaaacctaggtctttctgactcttaaaTCCTGGCTTTCAGCCCCAAGGCTGtatgtggccatctaggtcctcaagtgcagcccctttggctgaatccaaacttcacagaacaaatctccttaataaaaggatttgttctgtaaaactcggactcagtcaaaagccccacctagaagaccacatgtggcctcagggctaTATGCCCCCCACCCTGTGTTTATCCACTATGTTACGTGGATGCCACTAAACCATGATAATGGCAATATCTTACATAtatatctgttttttaaaaaattctgaattgaCAAATGAAATGCTCATTTccaaaatagaacagaaaaggggATTTGTCTGTGAAACTGCGAACTCCTATTGTCAACAGcacatttttaaagtatataaatatatactgtaCATAAAGTATGTAAATTCAACCTCccatatagttttaaaaaattttttttctccaattacatacCATATGctttccaaagcatttttatgtatgtatcaTCTTGTCAGACCCTTGCAATAACGTTGTGAAATTGGTAGGGCAAGAAAAAATGATCCGCTTGTTACAGGTGAGAAAAACTGAAGTCCAACACAGCTATCGGCTGGTCTCCCGATTTGGTGTTCCCATGGCTCCTGTATCACCTTCTCCCACCCCTGTACCCCAGACCACCCCCATTCTGCAGTCCCTAGCTCAGTTCTCACCTTGGCAGACTGGTCTCCGTCCTGGGGACGTGGCCGCCTCACAGGGGTTGTGTCCCGAGTTCCAGTGGCCGCCACCGGTTGCAGGTTCTCTGCTTGGATAGGACTGATGGTATAGAAGTTCTGAGTTCGGGGCCCAAGCAACCGGGACCGGAAAGGGGCTGGGCCGGGGCCAGGGGCTGTGGCCAGTTTAAGGCGCAGGGTCCGTAGGAAACGCCGCAGCCTGTCCGGTGGGCAGTCAGACAGCAGTAGCTGGATGTGACCTGAGCTAAGGCCAGAGTCAGAGTCAGGGCTGAGGCGAAGGGCGCTTCGGCCAACAGCTGCAAATCGGGTGAAAAGCCTGGCGCTCCGAAGTGGGAAGCAGCGCGACCGACCTGCCCCCTGAAGGCGCAGCATCAACTCCCTCCGTTCATTTCGGCCCAGACTAAGCTCAGCATCCTTGATGGCCTGCCGCCTCCTGGGTTGTCCGCCGGGGCTCAGCTCCTCTAGGGCCACGCGGCACTGGAGCGCTGAGTTGTCCGGCTCCTCCGACTTCGATGGCATTATAGGCGACATTCCTCCGACCCTGTCTGGGAATACAGAGTCTGTTAAAAGGGTACAAAAAGTCCAGCTGGGGCAGATATGGGGGAGACATGGGAAGGAAAATGTTCATCGATAAGGGTCATAGTATCCTAGATGATGGACATCTTCACATGAAGATAGACATGTTTAATTTAAACTGAAAGGTCTTGTCAGAAGgggaataaaagcaaaagaaaatctgGAGATGGAGAATCTGTCATGTGAGCACATGAGGGgcagacagaagagagagaggggatcTGTCATCACCCAACACAGAAGAACTGGGTGTGGGATTAGTATAAGAACTGACCGAGCACAGCATCTAGAGACGGGAAAGACACCAGGCAAAAGCCTAATCCCCATCATTTTGGGGAACCTGGAGGTGGGAGAGGTCCAGAGAGATGCCAGAGATGGCTGATGTAGTTCAATGTAACCACATTCAATAAACATCTAGCATTAAACAGTGGAAGGGGAGTTGGCTGGAGAGTTAGCCTTCCAATCCCATTTAATGTTAATGTGGCCTTGGGGTAAGACAGTTAacctcacagaatcataggatttgagagctggaagggacctcagctgccatctagtccaattcatacctctttaggcctcagtttcttcatttgtaaaaatgtggggattggactagatggcctctgagctaGTCTAGACCTGTGCTGttctaagcacctactatgtgcaaggtctATGAGTGCTGGGgctgtaaaaacaaacaatttactCTCAAACAGCCCACATGAGGTGGAGGTTCAGCAAAGCAGAAGCAGAGCCGGAATGCAGACTGGGGCTTAGGGTTTGACAGAAGGCACAAAGGCAGGGATTTGGCACGAGTGAACGTGAAGACGGAATTTTTCACAGACGACAGGGGCGCAGCCCCTATCATAAGAAACACAGAATCTTTCGTGGGGGGAAGGGGACCTCAGGATTGTCGCAAGGACGGAGAAGGGAGAATCCGGAGGGGCCCACGGGACGCTTCGTAAGGGTGGGGGGGCCCGGGCGAGTTCGGTGACAAGAAGTGggagtttggggaggggggtagGAGGGCTGGAGTGCGGGGGCACGAGTGGGAGGCTTGCTTAAGTGTCCTGGGCCTTCTGCCTCCAGCCTCGACAAGGACATGCgagcttcccccccacccccaagccccGGGACGTCGGGCTAGCGCGgttctccccctgccccctctCAGCAGCCCCGCGGACCTTCCCGCGTGGATCCAGAATCCAGAACCGGCCAGGCCCCCTCCACGCGCTGTGGCTTCCACCTGCAGGGTGCAGTTTCTGGCAGACTTTCTCCTGCAAAGGATCAGCGGATCAGTGGACTGACGGACTCAGCGGTGGACACGCTGAAGTCGGCAGCGGCACCGAGTCCAAGGTTCTAAAGCAAGGAACTTTCAAAAATGCCTGCTAAAAGAACAGCCAATCCCCTACGGGACCTTTAAATATCTCAGCCAATCAGGGAGCTGAGGCGTGGCCACCTTTGCGGCCCTCCTCCTCCCAGCCCCCTAGGGAAGAGCTCGGAACTTACCATGCATCTGAAAAGACGAGGGGTTTCTGTTATTAGGCGGCCCGTACCATAAACGCGGGAGGGGGGGGCGTTCATCTGGAGCGGGGGCGAAGCGTGTAACGTCGCTAAGTCTCACCCTAGCCTTGCGGCTGGATGCTCAGAACGTGTTCGCCCCCACACCCGTGCCGGAGAAGAGGCGAACCGTGACAGCCGCTGCTGCCTTGACAAAATGCAGCTCCAGGACAAAGGGATGACTCAGCGGATCCACCAGCAAGCGTGTTTTTGGGATGCCTGTTCCATCAATCGGTCAATCAACTAGCACTTATCCAGGACTGTATGCAGGGGCTGCAGTACAAGAGAAGCGCGTTGCACTCCCAGCCCCTAAGAAAGGCACTTCATTTATCGCTAGACCCTTTATTTTATCTAAAGCCAAGAGTAGACGCTCTACAAATACTTGTGATGTATGGATAAATGAATGTCATCCCTCTTTGTTAGACTGGGCAAGTCAACCtcattctcttcatctgtaaaagaaaactCAGGTCATTTCAGACTGTTCCTTTG from Notamacropus eugenii isolate mMacEug1 chromosome 1, mMacEug1.pri_v2, whole genome shotgun sequence includes these protein-coding regions:
- the PIF1 gene encoding ATP-dependent DNA helicase PIF1 isoform X2, whose protein sequence is MSPIMPSKSEEPDNSALQCRVALEELSPGGQPRRRQAIKDAELSLGRNERRELMLRLQGAGRSRCFPLRSARLFTRFAAVGRSALRLSPDSDSGLSSGHIQLLLSDCPPDRLRRFLRTLRLKLATAPGPGPAPFRSRLLGPRTQNFYTISPIQAENLQPVAATGTRDTTPVRRPRPQDGDQSAKVSSTKSTVPRHRLQLPSPKPQLSQEQAQVLSAVLRGKSIFFTGSAGTGKSYLLKRILGSLPPKGTVVTASTGVAACHIGGTTLHAFAGIGSGKAPLAQCVALAQRSNVRQSWVNCQRLVIDEVSMVEASLFDKLEAVARAIRQQDKPFGGIQLIICGDFLQLPPVTKNNQPPQFCFQAKSWRKCIQLTMELTEVWRQTDKTFISLLQAVRLGRCTDEVTQQLKATAKHKVERDGILATRLCTHQDDVALTNERRLQLLPGQIYSYEAMDSDPDMVRTLDSQCPVSHLLQLKLGAQVMLVKNLAVSQGLVNGARGVVVGFEADGRGLPKVKFLCGVTEVVRTERWTVHGPGGQLLTRQQLPLRLAWALSIHKSQGMTLDCVEISLARVFESGQAYVALSRARSLQGLRVLDFDPSVVRCDACVLKFYASLRKQAYLNEDEKDSEQENMDPDI
- the PIF1 gene encoding ATP-dependent DNA helicase PIF1 isoform X1 translates to MHGESLPETAPCRWKPQRVEGAWPVLDSGSTREDRVGGMSPIMPSKSEEPDNSALQCRVALEELSPGGQPRRRQAIKDAELSLGRNERRELMLRLQGAGRSRCFPLRSARLFTRFAAVGRSALRLSPDSDSGLSSGHIQLLLSDCPPDRLRRFLRTLRLKLATAPGPGPAPFRSRLLGPRTQNFYTISPIQAENLQPVAATGTRDTTPVRRPRPQDGDQSAKVSSTKSTVPRHRLQLPSPKPQLSQEQAQVLSAVLRGKSIFFTGSAGTGKSYLLKRILGSLPPKGTVVTASTGVAACHIGGTTLHAFAGIGSGKAPLAQCVALAQRSNVRQSWVNCQRLVIDEVSMVEASLFDKLEAVARAIRQQDKPFGGIQLIICGDFLQLPPVTKNNQPPQFCFQAKSWRKCIQLTMELTEVWRQTDKTFISLLQAVRLGRCTDEVTQQLKATAKHKVERDGILATRLCTHQDDVALTNERRLQLLPGQIYSYEAMDSDPDMVRTLDSQCPVSHLLQLKLGAQVMLVKNLAVSQGLVNGARGVVVGFEADGRGLPKVKFLCGVTEVVRTERWTVHGPGGQLLTRQQLPLRLAWALSIHKSQGMTLDCVEISLARVFESGQAYVALSRARSLQGLRVLDFDPSVVRCDACVLKFYASLRKQAYLNEDEKDSEQENMDPDI